A genomic window from Chitinophaga pollutisoli includes:
- a CDS encoding AraC family transcriptional regulator, with amino-acid sequence MKAVQKARISPDSAFAVQHLHAPHFDPNWHFHAEYQLFVVLQGTGTRFIGDHVEPFSPGDLVFTGPDLPHLWRSDPEYFEGDRSRQTEGVVIYFHEDLLGPALLSKNEALRIRQLLNRSRRGIRFTGHTQLEAARRMEALPALRDFDRVLALLQLLDLLSHSESCHLLAGAGYTNALKAEDTERMNSVHAYVMQHFREKISLEAAAALANMTPTSFSRYFRTHANKTFSDFLSEIRIGYACKLLLEKEMDVAQIAYESGFQTLSNFNKQFRDLTSYSPLAYRRAYAESGYPGTNRNTMQ; translated from the coding sequence ATGAAAGCCGTTCAAAAAGCCCGCATATCACCGGACAGCGCCTTTGCCGTACAGCATTTGCATGCGCCGCACTTCGATCCTAACTGGCATTTTCATGCGGAGTACCAGTTGTTTGTAGTATTGCAGGGGACGGGAACGCGTTTTATCGGCGACCATGTGGAGCCGTTTTCGCCCGGCGACCTGGTGTTTACCGGGCCCGACCTGCCGCACCTCTGGCGCAGCGACCCCGAATATTTCGAGGGCGACCGTTCGCGGCAAACGGAGGGGGTGGTGATTTATTTCCATGAAGATTTGCTGGGGCCAGCGCTCCTGTCCAAAAATGAAGCCCTGCGCATACGTCAGTTGCTGAACCGGTCGCGCCGTGGCATCCGGTTTACGGGGCATACGCAACTGGAGGCGGCCCGCCGCATGGAGGCGCTGCCAGCGCTGCGCGATTTCGACCGGGTGCTGGCGTTGCTACAATTACTGGATCTGCTCTCGCATTCCGAATCCTGCCACCTGCTGGCCGGCGCGGGTTATACGAATGCGCTCAAGGCGGAAGACACCGAGCGGATGAATAGCGTGCATGCATACGTGATGCAGCACTTCCGCGAGAAAATCAGCCTGGAAGCTGCCGCCGCCCTCGCTAATATGACGCCAACATCCTTCAGCCGCTATTTCCGCACCCACGCCAATAAGACTTTCTCCGATTTCCTGAGCGAAATACGAATCGGCTATGCCTGCAAGCTACTGCTGGAAAAAGAAATGGACGTGGCGCAAATCGCGTATGAAAGCGGCTTTCAAACCCTGTCCAACTTCAACAAACAATTCCGCGACCTTACTTCTTACAGCCCCCTCGCCTACCGCCGCGCCTATGCTGAATCTGGTTACCCAGGCACTAATCGAAATACAATGCAATGA
- a CDS encoding SDR family oxidoreductase: MQEQQTARKTLQGQYISLEGKKVLITGGTTGIGREIARMLAAEGAGVLIFGRDEKAMNEALEDIRASASGSDPVGFTADVATEDGIKKIFSEVDANGGIDILVNNAAIGYQGVMEGNYQELQYIVNVNILGYLACTQEAAKRMEAAGTRGQIIFIGSMSADTREPKSSVYVATKSSIQGFAVAVRKELNPKGISVSLIEPGAVDTDMQEQSAEEKLKKIEAEEMLMAEDIAEAVLFVVTRPERCDVVEMKIRPHKQLI; the protein is encoded by the coding sequence ATGCAGGAACAACAAACCGCCCGAAAAACATTGCAGGGGCAATACATCTCATTGGAAGGGAAGAAAGTCCTCATTACCGGGGGCACTACTGGTATCGGGCGCGAAATTGCGCGCATGCTGGCGGCGGAAGGCGCGGGCGTGTTGATTTTCGGAAGGGATGAAAAGGCCATGAACGAAGCGCTGGAAGATATCCGCGCTTCCGCTTCCGGCAGCGATCCCGTCGGTTTCACGGCGGATGTTGCCACGGAAGATGGTATTAAAAAGATCTTCTCCGAAGTGGATGCCAACGGCGGCATCGATATACTGGTCAACAATGCTGCAATTGGGTACCAGGGCGTCATGGAAGGCAACTACCAGGAGCTGCAGTATATCGTCAATGTAAACATACTTGGTTATCTCGCCTGCACGCAGGAAGCGGCAAAGAGAATGGAAGCCGCAGGCACGAGAGGGCAGATTATTTTCATTGGTTCGATGAGTGCAGACACCCGGGAACCGAAGAGTTCGGTGTACGTGGCCACAAAATCAAGCATACAGGGGTTTGCCGTGGCTGTCAGGAAGGAATTGAACCCTAAGGGCATAAGCGTGTCGCTGATTGAGCCCGGCGCCGTTGATACCGACATGCAGGAACAATCTGCCGAAGAGAAGCTGAAGAAAATCGAAGCGGAGGAAATGCTTATGGCGGAAGATATCGCCGAAGCTGTGCTTTTCGTGGTCACCCGACCGGAGCGTTGCGATGTGGTGGAGATGAAAATTCGGCCGCATAAACAGCTGATTTAA
- a CDS encoding YgaP-like transmembrane domain — protein MNENACTGPKPPVNVGNMERVLSAAAGAVLVWKALMNPGARALKGAAGAYLLYRAISGNCPLYTAAGKQRLPDPVRNINIRSTITVNKPREVVYAFWRKLENLPLFMKHLQSVEERDGGQSHWVAQFPGFPAILSWDAEIVKEEDGTFLGWNSLPGSVLDNAGKVEFRDAGDGQTEIQAVITYRAPLGPAGESVARLFTPMFRDMLREELLSFAYFMETGNLPVESSQPGRRNRQKTHFTKPASGGKESEW, from the coding sequence ATGAACGAAAATGCATGTACAGGGCCTAAACCACCTGTGAACGTAGGGAACATGGAGCGCGTGCTATCCGCTGCGGCGGGTGCCGTGCTCGTATGGAAGGCTTTAATGAACCCTGGCGCCAGGGCGCTGAAAGGCGCGGCAGGCGCTTACCTGCTTTACCGCGCCATATCCGGCAATTGCCCGCTTTATACCGCCGCCGGCAAGCAACGGCTCCCGGATCCTGTCCGGAATATCAATATCCGCAGCACGATCACCGTTAACAAGCCGCGGGAAGTCGTGTACGCCTTCTGGCGCAAGTTGGAAAACCTGCCGTTGTTCATGAAACACCTGCAATCCGTGGAAGAGCGCGATGGCGGGCAGTCGCATTGGGTGGCGCAATTCCCCGGGTTCCCGGCGATCCTGTCATGGGACGCGGAAATCGTGAAAGAGGAAGACGGTACTTTCCTGGGCTGGAATTCGCTCCCCGGCAGCGTGCTGGACAATGCAGGGAAAGTGGAATTCCGCGATGCGGGGGACGGGCAGACCGAAATCCAGGCGGTGATCACTTACCGCGCGCCCCTGGGACCGGCCGGGGAATCCGTGGCACGGTTGTTTACACCGATGTTCAGGGATATGCTCCGCGAGGAACTCCTCAGCTTTGCCTACTTTATGGAAACAGGTAATCTTCCGGTTGAAAGCAGCCAGCCTGGCAGGCGGAACCGTCAAAAAACACATTTTACGAAACCCGCATCCGGCGGGAAGGAATCCGAGTGGTGA